A single window of Nasonia vitripennis strain AsymCx chromosome 4, Nvit_psr_1.1, whole genome shotgun sequence DNA harbors:
- the LOC100116375 gene encoding uncharacterized protein LOC100116375 produces the protein MKAFLCTFSIVLAAAMSVNGDMPGELKPAFQECHNELLGTPHEEPTGPPNMDDPKVKCIHACVAKKIGHMVDGKIVAEKEIESAKQHMPNADNSLTDKITECANKANEQSDECEVSAAFHKCIVEKVGPPEHHH, from the exons ATGAAAGCTTTTCTGTGCACCTTCAGTATCGTCCTTGCTGCG GCCATGTCCGTCAATGGCGATATGCCAGGCGAACTGAAGCCAGCTTTCCAAGAGTGCCATAACGAGTTGTTAGGAACGCCTCATG AGGAACCAACCGGACCACCCAACATGGACGACCCCAAAGTAAAGTGCATCCACGCGTGCGTCGCGAAAAAAATCGGCCAC ATGGTTGACGGCAAGATAGTCGcggaaaaggaaatcgaaagCGCCAAGCAGCACATGCCCAATGCTGACAATAGCTTGACGGACAAGATCACCGAGTGCGCTAACAAAG CCAACGAGCAAAGCGACGAGTGCGAGGTATCTGCCGCCTTTCACAAGTGCATCGTGGAGAAGGTCGGACCCCCAGAGCATCACCACTAA